From the genome of Desertifilum tharense IPPAS B-1220:
AACAAGGTTTGACTCTCATCGAGCAACCCGATAACATCAATTCCAGCATAGTTGGGCTGATAGCGACTGAGGCGGCTAATGGCTTCTCCGACCAAAATTGTCGCCCCGCGCAGATTATGATTGCCCAAGTGATAAATGGCCACGGCTAGCTGTAAAATGCCTTGATAAAAGGTCTTTTGGGGTTCGCTCGCTTCAATCCAGATGGCTTCTAGAGTATCGTGACATTCATAAAATTCGCCTTGGTTGAATTGTTGGATTCCCTGCCAGAATTCGGCGGGAAAGTCGGATTCAGACATGACCTTGTTAAGTTAAGATGGCAGTTTTTGCAGTTGCAGTTGCAAGGATTCTTCGCGGTTAATGGTTAAACCGGGAAAAGCGCTGGGCGAATCGTCCGACGATGGCGACCACAAAATCCAGCGGCTTCCCCTGGGGAGGAAGGAAACTTGCTGCGGGTTGGGAGAAAGCCAAATGACCGGAACTTGACCGAAGGCTTGTCCGATGGATTCTTCGCCAGCATAGGTGGCGGCTAAGGCTTCTAAGACGACGCGATGACCTTGAAGTAACCCAGTCGCCGCCGTCGCCAGTTGGACGTTCATTTGTCGCCGCGAGGCATAAAAGTAAAGGGAGGCGGCTGCTATTACGGCTTGTTCAAAATCATCCAAATTCCACTTTGCAGCACTATCGAGGGCGATCGCAACTTCTTGACCAGCCGAAATTACCTCCAATTCGCGCACGCGCAAATCGCCGTAACGGGCGCTACTGCGCCAGTGAATCAACCGAATGGGATCGCCGACTCGATAGGGTCGCAAACCGCGCGTAATGCCTTCTGTGGCGCTTTGGAAGCCTTGGCGATCGCTTTTATAACGGACGGCTTGGTCTTGTCCGAGACGATCGAGAATGGGACAGGTACTTAAGGGGAGAACGGTAGGATAGACGATGGCTGTTGCTTTGCAAGGACGCGATCGCCGACAATAGAATAATCCCAACGGCGCGCCTGTTCTCAGCTTTACGGTTTCCCAGCGATAAATTCCCC
Proteins encoded in this window:
- a CDS encoding DUF309 domain-containing protein; the protein is MSESDFPAEFWQGIQQFNQGEFYECHDTLEAIWIEASEPQKTFYQGILQLAVAIYHLGNHNLRGATILVGEAISRLSRYQPNYAGIDVIGLLDESQTLLRQLQQATLENVNLPQLLQEGGLQYPKISLLETSENSDNL
- a CDS encoding DUF58 domain-containing protein — its product is MNIAQKLADWLETHWITPAYAGWLLMGLAVFFFGAATNTLVGWLYVMSGVSFALLLVAAILPARSLKGIELYRKPIQPVSAGDCLTVDLEIINRTSQPKSLLQVHDTLPFVLGKPMVSPIESIAPYGTYKWTYYQPTERRGIYRWETVKLRTGAPLGLFYCRRSRPCKATAIVYPTVLPLSTCPILDRLGQDQAVRYKSDRQGFQSATEGITRGLRPYRVGDPIRLIHWRSSARYGDLRVRELEVISAGQEVAIALDSAAKWNLDDFEQAVIAAASLYFYASRRQMNVQLATAATGLLQGHRVVLEALAATYAGEESIGQAFGQVPVIWLSPNPQQVSFLPRGSRWILWSPSSDDSPSAFPGLTINREESLQLQLQKLPS